The Ptychodera flava strain L36383 chromosome 7, AS_Pfla_20210202, whole genome shotgun sequence DNA window CGGCACCCTCTTTCATCTGTGTCAGTGTTGTTCCTTCCGTTTCCATACGTACTTTATTCTCCTCATACCTTGACTTCAGATCCTGCAGAAGTTTACCCTCTTGTTCTCTGATCATTCGCGCAATGTTCTGCTCTGTGTCAAGTGTGTGCTTTTTCACGTTGTTCACCTCTCGCTGGTATGTTTCGTCCAATTCTTGTGTCTTGGTCTTGAACTGGACAAGATTTTGGGTAACTTCTGTTGTTTTAACTTGCAGTTTTTCAAGCTTATCCTCGAGAAAGCGTCGTATGCTTTCAGCCGCTTCCTTTATCTCTCTATGTTCATGTCCACGATGCTTGACGACCGCACAAGCCATGCAGATAGGCGTCTCGCAAGTATCGCAGAAGAAATCAACTTTATTTTCTGGATGATCTTTGCAAGCCACAGATGGCTGTGCTAGTGCTGCATTGTCACCTTTAGCACGTTCGTATTCATCAAGAGTCATGATTCGGTGGTGTCTCGTAGCCGGAATCTTAACATGCGTTTTTGTACAATTTCTACAAACATAAAGAGAGCAATCTATACATCTGTTGATCGGAACTCCTTCTTGACATAAGTCGCACTCGCTAGCTCGATCGTCTTGCTTCTGAGCTGTGATAATTTCTATGATACCATTTACAAGAATGCTAGGAGGTAATTTCGTAACGCCCCCGGGTGGTATGGGACAGGGTCTACGACATATTGGACAGTTTAAAGCGCGTTGCTTCCTCACTAGTTCCTCTAGACACTCCTCACAGAAAGAATGGTGGCAAGGTAgtattttagcatttttgtaacGCTCAAGACAGACGATGCAGGTCAAGATCTGTTCATCGATCTCGTCGGTTACTGGCTTGTTGACTTTAGATGCCGCCATTGCACCAAATAACTGCAGACTTCTGGCCTAAGCGGACGAAATACCCCTGGCAGCCAGCCTCGGAGAATGACCTTCCGGGTGGACCTTAACACTGACAGTATACAGTATACACTCTACTAGTCACTGACGCGTTGGCAAAACTTAAAAAGTTACCTAATTCAGCTGTTCAGAACTCGTATAAGAATTTTCCACAGATGTTAAGGTCGCAATGAGGACATCAAACGACAGAACAGAAattgttaatttttaatttttacctgGTTAGCTTTATTGTAACGAATGAGGGCGCCATCTGATACAGTTTGAGAGCTAAATCCTGGCAATCTTCCAATATAACATACCAACATAGGTGACCTCTCGGCTGGCGCTGTGTTCAGGGGCACCTGGAAACAGTCATCGTCATGGATCTGGCATTCCCGTTCCTCATGGCTTTTTTAGCTTGAgcaaaatttattgttttcGATGATATGTGTCAAATAATATATGAAATCCATCCAAGGTAAGTGGAACTGAtattaaaatttactttttctcGGTAACTAGTCTTGTACATGCATGAGGTCGCTCTGGCTCTAACCCCATAACGTGcagatttataaaaaatgtgGAGTACACTTTGAGAAAGAGCATATAAATTGCACATAAAGATTATAGGTGTACCTTAATTATCCATGGTACAATGCGGCCAgtcaatatttaagcaataaacaaCACCCGGCAACAGTATACAACGAGCTTTTGACCAATTCAAGATCGATTCACGACTGATAGCGAGTGTATACTGGTATATTGAATAAACCAGGCAAAACAGAGTAGTATATAAGTTGCTTAGATGGGTCATCACTATTATATCATGTCATGTATGTCAAAATTCTGGCGTAAAATGTCAAAAGCAACTGCGATCTATCACGGATGTAACACGGTTATTTTCACGTGTCGATCAATCAGATCGCTGTGTTTGCGCCGCCATCAATACACTGGTATGATGATTCAATTTATTCCTTGAAATGGAAAACAGAAATTCGGCTAATGATCAATGTATTTACGTTTTTCGTCGTGTTTATGAAGCGCTTTTAGTCCTTTTCGAAATAAACTGGTTTTCAACACCACTGAAATTATGAGAAATCGGTAAAAACCCTTGTTGAAATGGAATCCGTGGTACATTGCGGCcagaacacgattagaactaattcaGGAGAATtagatctttatatttttcaaatttctcaaaagcattgggtaccctatagctgactgttgcaatattacaaattaccaataAAATCAAGTGCATTGCTGAAAGAGAAAGCATGTGAGCTATATAAGCGATTAAACCGACGTaagttcactatccaattatccaaaattagttccaatcgtattccaatttatttattcaaataaaactaaaatttgGCTAATAATCGGTCTTTTAAACGTTTTCGTTGCACTTTCTTATCCCTTTTCGAACTGAATGGATTTTCATAAGCAGCAAAATTAAGAGAGATTGGTGAAAACCCTTATGAGGACGATACTTTGCGACCAATCAGATTCCGTGAACAATTTTTCGACCTGAAATCAAACAATGGTagtaatgaataaattatgattgtAAAACGAGAAGTAGTAATCGttgatatcaaaattattgttttggcGAAATCAAATAAGATTAATCAGTTCTAATGGGTTTTCTAATTAATCACTGCATTTCACTGCATGTAACCATTAAACCATAAAAAACAACAATTGATTGGTTACGATTCCATATTAAAACAAATAAGCTTTTTAAGGCAAATTTCTAACaggaaacaaaattgacttcGATAATTTGAATATAGTTTTCGGGGGATATCGCAAAGCAACCCCTCCAACCGCCCGTGGAAATGACAGCTAGTATTTTGTCACACTCACTCTTTCTGGTAAAgaggcaccgtggaccagtggttagggtaacggactcactatcggaggatggtgagttcgagacccggttcaagtcccGGTAGATCTAGAGTAGCGtattcactgtcggaggacggtgaattcgagactctagctcggtgttgtgcccttgagcaaggcactttactcctcagtgctccattgggttatgggttatgggtacctaatcctgtaaatgggctagcgcccgttggatgatggactaaataaaaaaaaaaaaaactcaaaataaaacttcaaaACAGGTAGAGTGAAGTTGGAAGATACATATAAGGTGACGACGACTGTAGGGTCACGCTAACGATCTGTACATATGTGGAAAAATGGCATCCGAGACTTTTCGATGGTATTTAAGCATGCTTGAAAATGTTGACGAAGCTATGAATCAATTATTGCTGAATGATTCCCTCCCAgtgatttgaaagaaatcggcATCAAATTAGTCGATATACTGAGTAACTATTGAAGAAGTAGCAGTGTATCGATGCCCTTTAATTTCTCTCTACAAAGAAGTCTCTCGTGCACTTGTCGAAACATAGTCAGTTAAATTCAGTCGTGTCTCGTCCTAGAGTCAACGCGTATCAAATTTGGAGGAATGATCATCGAACCACCGAAATCGTTACTTGAATTAAGCAAAGAGTGACTTGTTTTGCTGAAAACACTTACTAAATTTCTACACCAGAACCAGACCCGATACGACAGTCCAGTGGGCGGGTCAATATTGCATTTTCTCCTGGCGATATTTCAATCATATGATGTCGTTCTAAATAAGTGTAAAGGTACACGCTAATACAATTGGGCTTCCATACTGTGTGACAAGGAACGTTGCTCCACGCCCTACACTACACTCGTATCCAACTTGAAGTCACTCACAATTGTAGAAATGACGAGTAACTTTTCAGTAAGAGTCAGTAAGCGTCTAAaagtttgtgtatgtatgtatgtatgtatgtatgtatgtatgtatgtatgtatgtatgtatgtatgtatgtatgtatgtatgtaaacgtttgtttgtttgtaagtaggaaggtaggtaggtaagtatgTATGGATTGATGGATTGGTGAATGGATGGatcgatggatggatgtataaaatattgaaaattgcgATATTGAAAAACAACCAATAATGATGCCCTTCGGTAAAATCTGATAAAGACAATCGCTGAAGAAAACAGAAACATGAATACctattgacattttcaaactatatttttatattttgtgaatgaattatgattattaaacgAAAAGCTGCGGCGGTAACCGTTGgtattaaaattatttgttttggcgaaattaaataaaatagatCATTCTAGTGGGTTCCACAAGCAGCGTTTTGCTGCATGTAACTATTAAAAGCAAAAGTGACTGGTTAAATGCTTTTTAAGGCAATGTTCAAACCAGGAAACAGCATTGACCCCGATATTTTGAATATAGTTTATGGTGACCAAAGAGCAACTTCCGGCAGAACTGACAGTATTTTGTCACACTCACtctgttttgtaaatatcaaaactaaaaCTTCAAAACAACAGTCAGGTAGAGTGAAGTTGGAAGATACATAAGGTGACGACTGTAGGGTCACGCTAACAATCTATACACTCGCTACATGAGAACAAATGGCATGAGAAGGAAACTTTTCGATGGAATTTTAAGCATGCTTAAACATTGTGACGAAGCTACGAATCAAATATTGCTAATATCAGGTGAAAGTCACGAATAGCCTTTGGATGATTACTCTCcttgtgatttgaaaaaaattgacatcaaatcaGTCGATTTGCAAAACCCTATTGAAAAAAATAGCAGTTTATCGATATCCTCTACAAAGTTACCAGTCCCCCACGCACTTTTCGAAACATAGTCAAATTTCATCATGGAACACTGTAGTGTATTGCAGCTCAGTCGAGTTCCGTCGTCGAGTCAATTTAATACCTATCTTATTTGGAGGAATGAAATTCTGAAACGCTATCACTCCATTAGAATAGCACCTTTACCATCCAAATTTTTCACCAGAACAGTACTAACAGGAAACAAAGTTAACGAAAAATTGTGACGTCAGGTCAACTGTAGGTCATTTGCATCTCATAGCGTGCTTACAATTGCAAATTTGgcaaataattcaaaattattgtcaCTACAGCTGTGTTTCTCATGAGTTTGTTCTGCTCCTCTACCAGAGATGGTACTCAACTCCGATTTGGGTAAAGATGTAATCTCATCACCTTTACTGAGCCCAAAGCTTacaattttcagtaaaatcggGGATCAAATGTCTTCATTTCGGGCCAAATACTGGCGTGAAACTTTATATTTTCTCTGAGACGATGGGTCAAATCGTGCTGAAAGCAAAAACAGGGGTCAATGGTCTACAGTTATAAAATTTcctcaaacacgattggaactgatttgggacaattggatcaccatatttttcaaacttctcaaaagtgttgggtgccctatagctgaatgttgcaatataaggaattactcataaaacaagttcataacttaaaagaaaagcagatgagctaacatttgcagattaaaccgacattacttcaccatccaattaccccaaattagttccgaacGTGTTCTCAGTCGAAGGTTTACATGGGCGAATAATTGAGTGGGAGAGGTTCCGCGACACATTTCTGTACATATCCTTTCTACGGCAGTGTCACTGGGAGTCTGTTGTTGTCACAAAGACTCCCGTTTTATGTTCGATAAGTCATTTATCTTATTAAATAAAATACCGTGTTCACATTAGGTTAAACCATGAACGTTTTAGAGACACAATTCGCGACTTGCAAACACGAAGC harbors:
- the LOC139137564 gene encoding E3 ubiquitin-protein ligase TRIM56-like, translated to MAASKVNKPVTDEIDEQILTCIVCLERYKNAKILPCHHSFCEECLEELVRKQRALNCPICRRPCPIPPGGVTKLPPSILVNGIIEIITAQKQDDRASECDLCQEGVPINRCIDCSLYVCRNCTKTHVKIPATRHHRIMTLDEYERAKGDNAALAQPSVACKDHPENKVDFFCDTCETPICMACAVVKHRGHEHREIKEAAESIRRFLEDKLEKLQVKTTEVTQNLVQFKTKTQELDETYQREVNNVKKHTLDTEQNIARMIREQEGKLLQDLKSRYEENKVRMETEGTTLTQMKEGAETTRVFVQSLIRYGNDVQLVSTAAETSANLDDVLTTAVPSIQDMYTLPSFSKKTFRISGFWVLLIFTISFMPSSLKTSR